A segment of the Calonectris borealis chromosome 2, bCalBor7.hap1.2, whole genome shotgun sequence genome:
ACAGACTGGCTGGCCAGCTCTGGCAATGCAAAGAGAATCTCTCTACCTCCCAAACCCCATGGTCCTGTGTCTCAGCTGTAGGAAAAACTGTCCCAAAATTTCCAGCAAATTCAAAGAGAGTATGTTTTCCTCCTCACCCATACAGGTCGGTGTCTTAGCTATCAAGAGTGTCACATGGAGTTAGCCTTTCTCTGCTCAAAGGAGAGGGAACCGTGCATGCCACCCTGTGGTTCTGTCTGCATGACCATGGGAAGGACGTGGGAGGGTGCGTGTATCTCAAGCCTAGAAACTTGTATATGTGAATTGCAAGGCAAAACAGCAGTCAAAAAGGGTCCATTCAGGAAGATGACTACTCCAGTTGCTGTTGAGCAATTCCCCAGACACAGTGGAAGGACTGATCCTACTTCTGATCCTGGTTTGTAATTACAGGAGTCGGGTAATGAATGCGCTGACCAGGAATAGAGGGGCCATGCCTCCAGCCAGGCGGAGGAAAGGCATAACTGGGTTTGTTGGACTGTATggattcaatagtctggcacattGGAcgcacaggagtataaggctctgcTGGACACCAGTGCTCAGTGACCCTAATGCCAATGGGACAGAACCCACCTGGATTTCTGGAGCAACAGGATAATCCCAACAGTTATttgtgttggaggctgaagtgactCTAACAAGCAATAAGTGGCAAAGTGTTGTGACTGACTTGGAGGCTCTGTGTATCCTTGGCATGGACTACATCAGGACAGGCTACTTCAGGGGCcaaaaagggtaccagtgggcttttggtgtagctgccATGGATACAGAGAGGATTGAACAGCTGCCTAGCTTGCCCAGACTCTTAGCAAACCCTTCTGTTGAAGGGTTGCTGCATGTCAAAGATCAGCgccgggggggtctggggagtgagcaagcgagTGGGGGCTCAGCCGCTagccggggtcaacccaccacagcaccTCTGAGCATAGCGCTCCCGTTTCTATAACCCTTCTCTGAGTAGTGAAAGACAGCAATTGGAACTCTCCATTCATTCCTGGCCGAAATGCACTTTTATTTGACAGCCCTACTCTTTGGAtgttatcttctctttttctttctttttacccAAAAAATGTGAAAGTCATGTGGCTAAGTTCTGATAGATGGCTCCAGCTAGGTAAAAGAGCAAGTGAAATCTTAgtcttcaaaactgaaaagattttttctgaGCCACTCAGTCCAAATGCTATGTTCAGTCATGGATCATTTTTCTAAACTAAAAGAATGTTGTCATGGAgtaacaaaattttttaaaatatgagtaaAAATCATGTTctaaaactgatttttcaaatgtATTAGATATTCTCACGTTCATTGTGTTAATAATTGTCTTTAGgatttcaaaatgcaaaatcagatttttaaacttCATCTTCTCAAAGCAaattatacagaaatatatttctgtggTCTAAGGGCTGGATTCATGGGATCTTTAACAGTTCAACTGAAACATCCAAGTTAGGAGTTCGGGCTTCCTGCATTgtcaaaagaacaaaagaaggactcTGTCCAGAGGACTCGTTATTCCCCTGTGTCTGGTACTGTCCGATATCTCTCACTCTTTCCACTGAAACAAGACAAAGACTAGACTTGCAAGTTAGGCACTTCATGTAGGTTCCTAGCACTAGGAGGGAGGCATTCAAACCTAATCAAAGGGATAAAAGACTTTACCGTACTCACAGGCCTATACGTCAGAGTGTGCCAGGATTATGACACCCTATTTGTGAGCAAACTCTGGAATCAGGTGTCACCTTGATGTGATTTCCAGAACTATAATTCATGCCTTCACTGTGAATGAGACACTGGGAGCTTATATCATTGTTTTCTGACTTCTAGGCAGCGAGTAACATTTGAGGAGATTTTACCACCCTCTACTCCATTGCCTGCCTTGGATCTTCTGAAGAAACTTTTAGTATTTAATCCTGATAAACGACTCACAGCAGAGGAGGCTCTGCAGCATCCTTATGTGAAAAGGTGAGAGTAATACCAATGTGCAGTTTCCCCTGATGTCCTCTGAGACGTTATAGACCTGCTCGTGGCACAAATTTTCTTCATATgcatgataggaaaaaaaaagacaaagataatTCTTAATTTTCTCTAACTCTATTTACACTAGAGATCACACTAGATGATTTAACAATCCTTTTTAATATTATGTTAACCTGTGGTGCTGTTTTTAGTCTTAGTGAATTACATTATGTGTTATCATCTTCTTAGGTTTCACTGTCCTGCCAGGGAGCCCTCTCTGGATTATGATGTGATTCTTCCTTTAGGTGATGATATCCAACTATCTGTGGCAGAATATCGAAATAAATTATACGAGGTACTTTCTCTTATCCTATTTTCCAAAATGCTAATCCTCCAGGTAACCTGCCGTTCTTGCACACACTTAATGAATTCTGCCATTTTCTTCTATTTGCATTCCCCTAGGCTTTCCATACATGCTTACAGTTACCTCTTGGTGTTTCTTATCAGTCAGTTTCACACTGTCATAATTTTTGAGAGGTCTTTAAATCTAGATTCCCACTGGGAAAAGTCTGTAAAGCATGATGTCTGAGAAAGACTgtgttagaggaaaatatattatGCTGGATCCAATAGTCCAAGAGAGGCGAGGCTGCTGccactccatgtccccaggtcagccagtagcaaggctgaagatgtattcTCAGTAGGCACACGCACACAGAAAACACATACACACtacgtatatacatatatacatggctGGCCACAGGGATCCCAAACAGGCACTCGGAGCACTCACACAAACATagacagcaccaacagcctcatcctgctccctccCCTGGCTGAGCAAGTCCACGAGTggagaatatatatacatatgtacaagGTGGAtcccagcagcagctggtctcagacactcagtctgctCAGTAActggcccctggatcccagtctcctcAGCTGCTGGCACTTGGATATACAaccccccagggctgcagccctaCTCCGGTTGCTGGCACAGACCTTGCAGACAAACAGCTGGCCAGGATTTTCCAGGTCCCGTAGCCgacgtcccccccgcccccagtgttCTCGCCTCTAGAGATACACAGGTGCTCTCACACCCAGAGCTGGCCCTTAGAGACCAACTCACTCCCCTGCTCCCAGGCCACTTGATCTATTCACCAGCTAGTCTGACTTGATCTTTGCTAGCAATCACTCGCACACCTGCGCTCTGCAATTGCTGGCGCCATGGGCACACTGGCCCTCTGACCTGTGGTCTGACTCCGGTGGCTGGCACTCAcacctgcatgcacacacatgcagacagaACAGACAGCCTCTCttccaggaaagagaaaggaagttaGTAAGAAGATAGAGCAAACTACAttgatcaggtgcagggcatggccagacaagctCATTGACCAGCCAGCTATTTACACGCGACTGGCTGTTTTTATACTTCTCATCCCCtatttcccacacttgttcctccccaaatcacctaaacCCCTCTCTTTTCCTGCTTTTGGTTCCTAccctaaacatcccatagtaAGTCCTGTGTGATCCCAAATGgctttcccctgcatcccataatgtgtccAAGCcctccaccctcccacccccgccATCCCCTGCCACCCTTAGTCCACAAGATGATCCAGAGGAATACTGATGACTCATTGTGATGAGTTTCATGCCTGGACAATGGTGCTGATGGCTTTGCTGGGACAGCCCTGGCAGGGGCCCAGACAAGGTGTTGAGAAGCCCTTGATTTGGGTTCCCACCTGCCATAGTGCATCCCTGTGCTCCTCTCAGCCTGTGCAGATGGGCTTTTGTTGGGCCGATGGCTGCTGTGAATGGGCCAGGGCGTAGCTTGGCAGAGTATTATTTGGGCTCCCCATCCTGCCGTTATCTTTCTGAGCTCCACTGTGGGTGTGCAGGCAAGCCGTTATCACATAACCGAACAGACTGAGGTTTTGTGCTGGGGCGCAGTCGAGCGCCCGTCGAGCGCCGTTGCATGCTGCACCACATACACAGAACTATCAGATTTCAGAATAATTAATTAACAGAGGAAGAAGAGCGAGTGAAGGATCAGTGTAGCTGATGTGCTAATAATAAAGGACAGTGATGTTTTAGGAGCCATATTTTGAATGCATTAACGTCGGGAAATAGTAGTacttgaaaaatcaggaaatggtGCAATAAtcaagcaaataaattaaaaaaagctgaTGCAAAATCTTTAGTTgtacagggaaaaggaaagataGTACTTTTGATGCCATTTGATATATGCAATaagatcaaaaggaaaataaaaagctacaCTTTTCTTGTAGACAGTAGaatcgagcgcaccctcagcagatttgcagatgacaccaagctgagtggtgcagttgacacacctgagggacgggatgccatccagagggacctggacaagctcgaggagtgggcccgtgtgaacctcatgaggttcaacaaggccaagtacaaggtcctgcacctgggtcagagcAACCTCCAAcctcaatacaggctggaggatgaagggattgagagcagccctgccgagaaggacttgggggtactggtgtatgaaaaattggacatgagccggcaatgtgcgcttgcagcccagaaagccatcaaaagaagcatggccagcatttcgagggaggtgattctccccctctactcagctctcGTGAGACCTcccctggagtactgtgtccagctgtggggtccccagtgcaagaaagacatggacctgttagggcaggtccagaggagggccaagaAAATGTTCCAAGGGCTGGAACACCGCTCTtctaaagaaaggctgagggagttggggttgtttagcctggagcagagaaggctctgggtagaccttattgcagcctttcagtacttaaagggagcttacaagaaggacagagagagactttttaccaaggcctgtagtgacagaacaaagggcaatggttttaaactgaaagagggtaggtttagattggacacaaggaagaattttttacaatgagggtggtgatgcactggaccaggttgcccagagaagttgtaggtgccccatccttggaagtgttcaaggtcagggtggacggggctttgagcaacctcatctagtgaaaAATGCccttgcccaaggcaggtgggttggactagatgatctctgaaggtcccttccaacccaaaccattctatgattttatgaaaatttGAGTAAAGTCtgaagaagtgaaagaagaaCAAAGATAAACACAAAACAGAACTAATTATGAGAGACACTTAACTGATCTGGATGGTGGTGTTGAGGCAGTAGGGGGAGGATAGCCAGAGTGAATGCTCTAACAATGAAATAAGAGGAGCAGGAAAAGTGGAAGTAAGTCAAGCCTTCAGGAGGAGAAATTGGTTTTGGCttagtttggtgttttttttttccctttttacagtgaaaaaaattacGTAAATGCCATGTTATGAGGCAAAGGAACTTGAAGATGGTGAGAAGAGCAGGAGTTGGAATGTAAATGTAGTAAAACAGGCATTGGAAAGAATGATAGTGGGAAGAGAAGACTGAAAAGGAAGCTTAGTGATCAGAAAATCCAAGACTGAGGAAGACTGATAAGGGTGTCCACCTTcccagagagagaggaaaatagtTATTGCTTCTATTAACAGCAATTaaaattgaagaaagaaaaaataaaatcgaATTTTAAAAGTTGAACctgcttaaaatttcttttaaggtCTTCAATAGAAGGAAACTAATAAACTCTACTGTGATAGAATGTTAGGAGTCATGAGCAGATGAATTAGTAAAGTGAATACTGAGCACTGGTAGAAAAGGTATTCTAAATGTCAATAAATTGGTCACAGATAATCTAGGTACAAGGCTAAGAAACAAGTGAATAGTTTTGAATAATCTTACTGATAGGGTGTCAAATTTGGGACGACTATGTGTGGTGGTGCAGGAAGTTAAGAGCAGATTGTCTGCACCAAGACCCAAAACCTTGGCAAGGGTTCTGTTGCTAGGTAATAGCATGTAGAGGTCGGTGAGAAAAAATTACTAAACTAGAAAAAACTAACCAGAATGAATGTTGCTTTGACCgttaaaaaaatcagctttgcaaaGTTCTAGAAAGGGATGGTAAGAAACAACATAGTGTTAACCTTTTGGGCATATAGATTCTGTCTTTTCCAAGGCTAATGCCCATTTTATTTCGTGGTGTTCTCCCTCAGGATGTATTGAAATTGCCTGTTCACccaattctttttcttaatgcTTCAGCCTATTCTTTCTTTCCACTGAGAATATTATTTCTATCTTCTTTCCAaccctaaattaatttttaaattatacttgTTACCTATCctgtgaaaaaaattgcagttattTGCAAgtctttcactttgtttttatgttttgttcctctgctctgctgtgtaGCTGTGTTAAGTCTAACCAACTTCTCCTTTCTGTAGATGatccttgaaaaaaaattgaatagcCATCCAAAGGAGCAAGTGGGGAGAGAAAACGTTCAACTAAGTCAGTCTGAATCCCGGCCACTTCTTCCAAATTCCAGTTCTGTGACTTTACCTACCAGGAAAGGCCAGAGAGAACCAACACCGCCTCTTCTAAAAACTTTGCATGTGCATGCTGGAACTACAGCTAGCATCCAGACAGAAGTATCCAGCCGGAGTGAAGATTTAGCAGGAACTTTATGTCAAAGATCAAAGATCAATGTGATATACAATCCCATAACACACACTGCTGTTCAAAGTAGGTACTATCCTCCTACAGTGGGATGTAATCCACCATGAGGCattattatggggaaaaaagaagaaaagagattgagtggggaaaaagaaatgagGGGAATTTACATGGCAAAATGAGAGAGTGAAAGTGTGGGAGGAAAATGACATAAGAACAAAACACCGTTGAATGAGTTTTGAGTGTACGACATTCTCTTGGGCTCTTCCCTGCCTCAGTCTTGACTCTATgttcctttctgttttccctttgcttcttTACTGCTGTTACCTTTTCCCATGCCCTTTtgaactggttttgtttgctaCTACAttctaattttattctgaatatttttgagaTGTCTGTTTGAGATGAAGCGAGGTGGCAAACGCTGACTCAGTTTTTATGTTCTGTCCCTGCCTCAATCAGTGTGTTCTGGCCCCTCATGATTTTCCTACTTTCtctcatgttttttcttctgcaggtaATGCAAATTCTGGTGCTGTGGTCAGGAACTGTTCTGCACCACCTTCTCAACAGGCCAGAATCTCCAACAATAGGAACCTGGGGAGACAAATCACATGGGCAAATACAAATGCTCAGCTACCTCCTGCAAGTGTACAGAACCTTTATAATGTGAGTAGCAgtcctaccaaaaaaaaaccaccttaacTTTTCATGGACCAAAATGATATAGACACAAAATGTCTCAATTTGCAACTTTTTAAAGACACTTAAAGATACTCGCCTTAAAGAGGCAAGACATATTGCTCTGTGAGTGactaaattaataaatttttatCAGTTAAAATTACTTATGACGAAGATGTACACTGCAGTTTTGTTGCTTGTATGTAGTGTCAGTCAAATGGTACCAGTACCCTAGTTTGATAAGGCGGTTGGGCTTGTATAGAGTATGTTCCCTTACTAGAGAGCTGACGAGTGTGCTAACTGAAGAGTTTCTGCTAGTAGGGGAAATAACTAGACATAAATTGCCTCTTATACGGGGTACTTTCATATAGGAGCTTGCATATTGCAGTCTTCAGTTTTGCAATACCTACATTTCAGGTGTTTTGTCTACTAATGAGGTTTATGACCCTGTGCTAAGTTCTGTGCATGAGGCAGTGTTGAGAGGAAGACCATCTATAGTAATCACCAGGAAATGCCAAGGACACAGATGTGGCTTAAAGCCTACGTCTCTGGCATATGTAATGCTGCTCTTCAGCTAGTCTGGGTTTATAAACACTAACTTTCTCCTGGAGTTTTAAGTCTAACCCCAGTGTTTCAAAAAACCCTATCACCTCTGACTTGAGCAGCAAGAGTATTTTGGTGCCTATAGGTTTATGCATGTGAATGACTGTTGAATTTAAGTATGGGAATTAGGTACTTCAGAGAACATGAAGTAACACAGCCCTTTTGTAAATCTACGTCTCTGCCTCattagcagtatttttttcaCAAAGATTAATTGTAATGGATCATATATGTCAGCTAACTGTAatcaaaaagaaaagtagaaatatcTCTGCAGattctctgcctctgctttttttttcaaatcttgaGCTTTTAATGCAATGTCTTTTGAGATGTGCTGAGATACATGACTTTTTTTCCACTGCCCTTTTTCTAGAGGACAGGCTAATTTTGGACTCCATCCTACTTTCAATTTTATCACTTCAGACAAGTGAGGATTTGAACACCATTTCAGATTATCACATTGTTCAGATTATCAGCAGCAGCACAAACTCCCTTTGACTTTGAGAATCACATATCAGTTGCTTTTACATTATCTTCAATGATGGCTTGTCCTGTCCAAAGTGTGTAGGTAGCAAATTCTTTTTTAACAGAATTGAGACTGTTGGGTATTCCAAACTTAGCTGGAGAATGCACACTGGAATCAACCTAATGGAttgctattgctgaacagtgaaGGTTCCAGTCCTGTCCTGtcctctctgctcctccctcttccctgttCTTGGCCACGCTTCCTTGTAAAAGTTCTTATCCTCATTGTGTTCTTAAATGACCTCCTTgcccctgctttttctttttcctgagctaGTTGTCTGCTGACTAGCTCAAGGAGAGTCTAGCCAACACAAGGTGATCAGAGGAAGCTTATGGCAGAGGAAGAATATGGAAGGAGGCACCACAGATTACCTTTTTTGTGACACTAAAGATTGACTTGTTTGTCACTGGACTTTCTCACATCTCCACAAAAGAATGCTTGAGTGTCTATGTGCTGGAGCTCCAAACCATTCAAAATGTATGCTGAGCACAGTTGTGTGAAGTTCTGACAGACACCACTATCAATGATGAGTTGGGTGGGATCACCTGCTTTGTGTCAGCATGCAATATCACATTTACTGTAAAGCAATTTATTTCTCTGAACACAGCTCTGAATGATTCGAACCATTTCAAGCCAGAAACAAGCTACAGACACTGTTAAGAGTCAAGCCTGTTCCTACTGGATCTTTTCTTATGGTTGTGATTGATATGAAAATACATATGAATAACTGCTAAAAGGAAACGTGATTGCCAGGGACTTCCAAGCTATGTCCACATGCACACTTGCAACCCATCTTTCAGTCCCTCTGCTTTGGAATCccattcaaaatgttttgagaGTGAGAGGAACCATTTATTGCACGAGTGTGGAGCAAGTGTGGAACCATTTATTCCACAATATGAGATTGTGCAGATTGCTGCATTTGCAGATGTACATACGAACAATGCATTTTGAAGAATCTTTAGGTGATTGTGACCAACTTTCTGTTACTGGAAGGGCATAACAGGGAGAAGATCACCCTACACATGCCCTGTGCTTTATATTTGTTCCCCGAGAGGCTAATACTGACTAGTGTCAGAGACAGGATATTGTGGTAGAAGGTCATCAGCATCGCGGCTGATCTTATGTTAAGAGAATGTTGACTTTTGCGTCTTTCTCATTCAGCCTCAGCAGGAGCTGAAAAGTTCTGACATTCCAGTTTGCTCTGGATTCAGTCTGCGTTCATTTTCAGTAACCTGTCAGGCTCATTAAACTCTTGTTCTCAACCATTTGACCAGGAAAGACTCCTGTAATGGCTGGGGTGACAGCAGCCAGTGCCCCAATAGTGAGTGGAAACTCTTGCCTTTCAGTTAACTATAGAGGTTCACAAAGCATAAGCTGCAGTGAAATAGCTCTCCTCTTGAACTGCAGATTCAAATGTATTGTAACGTattatgtattgtaatgtattaaTGTATTACTAACTTTTCCTCACAGGGGCTGATAAACACAGTATCCATATGCGGCTTCCAACACAGAAAGTCACCAAGCCATTTGACTGGCAGAAGCCAGAAGGATATACTGgggaatgatgatgatgatctgTCTTCTGTACATATATTTAAAGCATTCACTACTGTTGAAAACAAGATACTAGCCAAAGAGGCCTTTGGACTTTTGCTCCATTGCAGGATTAGTTTGTGTATCTTGCTCCAGTGCCACTAGCTCATTCTTGATACACCCATTCTTAAGCCCTTCTCCCTCACATCATTCTGACCATCCTATTCTTGATCTTACTAAACAGTCTGTTTTGTTTATTACTCAGGTAACATTCATGATCTGTCCTACTCCTCAGCTGAAGCAAAATCTGTGTTCtgtatttgtcttttaaaaagctgattaCAGATTACTAACTatcttggcttttctttctcGCACAGAATCCAAGAAATACTCAGTTTCACAGCAAAGACGTTCGTCCCCTTCCGAAGTCCAGTAAAAAGATGTTCCAGATTACTGCAAATATGGGAGCTGCTGGTGATCCAAAAGCGTCAATGGGCAGTTACTCCCAGGCCTATGGAACCATATGTAAATCTGCACTGCAGTGTCTTCCAATATCAAAGTCCTCCCAGCAACATAAGCAGTGAATATGGAATGTTCTACTAATCAGGTCAGGTACAGCTCATCTCATCAGTCCCCTAAACGAGCCAGTAACAGCGAGTGAGAGCAAAATATAACAGGCGTTTGACAGTTACCCCAGCTGAAGGGAAATGCTTTATTCATTGCATGGAACAATGTACTGTTTTTCTCTGTACAAACCAACAGGAAAGAGAATCTAATCCCTTTGCCTTCCAGTCTTACCAGACAAGGGCACAGCACTATTTGCTCCCATACCTTGAGAACAATGAATACTGTCAGTTCATATTCCTTGTTTGAATTGTtgcaaaaaattacagaaaactgcAATATTCTGATACTTGAATGTATTTAGACATATTCATACTACTCAGGCCCTTTAGACGTACTCAGACATATTCAGgtcccatgtgaacctcatgaggttcaacaaggccaagtgcaaggtcctgcacctgggtcggggcaacccccgctatcaatacaggctgggggatgaagggattgagagcagccccaccgagaaggacttgggggtgctggtggatgaaaagctggacatgagccgacaatgtgcgcctgcagcccagaaagccaagcgtatcctgggctgcatcaaaagaagcatggccagcatttcgagggaggtgattctccccctctactcagctctcGTGAGACCTcccctggagtactgcgtccagctgtggggtccccagtgcaagaaagacatggacctgttagggcaggtccagaggagggccaagaAAATGTTCCAAGGGCTGGAACACCGCTCTtctaaagaaaggctgagggagttggggttgtttagcctggagcagagaaggctctgggtagaccttattgcagcctttcagtacttaaagggagcttacaAGAAGGACAGAGAGATACGtcttaccaaggcctgtagtgacagaacaaagggcaatggttttaaactgaaagagggtaggtttagattggacacaaggaagaattttttacaatgggggtggtgatgcactggaccaggctgcccagagaagttgtaggtgccccatccttggaagtgttcaaggtcagggtggacggggctttgagcaacctcatctagtgaaaAATGCccttgcccaaggcaggtgggttggactagatgatctctgaaggtcccttccaacccattctatgattcttagcAGTTTCAGGTGCACTGTCTAAATGCGGATTTTTTTTGAGCAGAACAGGTAACTAACTGTTCTCTGAAGACCAAGACGACTAAACTCTTCACAGATAATCTTAAAgcccttcattttgttttctactaTTTTCTATGACTCTTCTGGGTTAAATGAACATAACCAATACtagcttattttcattaaaataaagtagaaaataattttaaatataggtGGATTCTGCTACACTATTTAATAGCTTACCTACCATGTAacattgtaatattttaatattgtaaatattGTAATAATAATTACTTTATATTGCACTACAGTAAATCTTTGTCGTTCCGTCAATGTTTGCTGtgtgtgaaagggaaaaatacagggGTGTCTTGTTCAATGAATAATATggtaatttcttttttgctttcagaaagcaaTGTTCCAAGAGATAATACTGCTGAAATATCAGGCTGAAGTTGTTATCAGGCAACAGTGGGACTATAGTAAACTTTAAGACTATATTCCTGTTTTAATGCTGATCTTTGGTACATTCTCCTCATTAACTTGAAGTTCTTATAAGAAGTCTCTGTCCCTGAAATTTTACTTCACCTGTGATAAATGATTGTTATTCCCGAACGTTGGGACTACAGTTACAGAGGGGATTCAGGCACTAAATTCCAACATGTGAGTACCACTGCCATTGACAGAATATCCATTTTATCTTTTAGTACCTAAACACCAAAGGCTggttaagtaaaaaaaaaaagtacattcatTTCTGGTACCAGGTGTGGTCTTGTACAGACACTTGTCTGGTAATGCTAGGGAGCTGGGAACGCAGCTCACGGGGAAGTCCTGGTTTTTTCTGGTGTAGTCATAAAATAGGCATTTCCTGTCTGTCTCAGGCACAGGTAGATACAGGAAACAGCGATGACAGGGTGGACATGTTGTGTAGGCCGTGCTCTGTGCAGCGGGTTGACTCTTGTGAGTCTAGGATGCCAGTTCTCATGCACGGGAAAGGGAGCCTGCTGCTTAATTCAGGGTTGCGACTTC
Coding sequences within it:
- the MAPK15 gene encoding mitogen-activated protein kinase 15 isoform X1; the encoded protein is MSLPEVEAFVSQKYEIKRRLGKGAYGIVWKAIDRRTGEIVAVKKIFDAFRNRTDAQRTFREIMFLQEFGEHPNIIKLLDVIRAQNDKDIYLIFESMETDLHAVIKKGNLLKDIHKCYILYQLLKATKFIHSGNVIHRDQKPSNILLDADCFVKLCDFGLARSLCQMNEDQGNPALTEYVATRWYRAPEILLSSQSYTKGVDMWSIGCILGELLLGKPLFPGTSTVNQIEQILRVIPAPSPEDILAVQSDYRASVINRMSSRQRVTFEEILPPSTPLPALDLLKKLLVFNPDKRLTAEEALQHPYVKRFHCPAREPSLDYDVILPLGDDIQLSVAEYRNKLYEMILEKKLNSHPKEQVGRENVQLSQSESRPLLPNSSSVTLPTRKGQREPTPPLLKTLHVHAGTTASIQTEVSSRSEDLAGTLCQRSKINVIYNPITHTAVQSNANSGAVVRNCSAPPSQQARISNNRNLGRQITWANTNAQLPPASVQNLYNNPRNTQFHSKDVRPLPKSSKKMFQITANMGAAGDPKASMGSYSQAYGTICKSALQCLPISKSSQQHKQ
- the MAPK15 gene encoding mitogen-activated protein kinase 15 isoform X3, with the translated sequence MLSGTEQMLREHFERLCSCRNLENIQISSSCSMLSELRTTRTSTSSLSPWPSNILLDADCFVKLCDFGLARSLCQMNEDQGNPALTEYVATRWYRAPEILLSSQSYTKGVDMWSIGCILGELLLGKPLFPGTSTVNQIEQILRVIPAPSPEDILAVQSDYRASVINRMSSRQRVTFEEILPPSTPLPALDLLKKLLVFNPDKRLTAEEALQHPYVKRFHCPAREPSLDYDVILPLGDDIQLSVAEYRNKLYEMILEKKLNSHPKEQVGRENVQLSQSESRPLLPNSSSVTLPTRKGQREPTPPLLKTLHVHAGTTASIQTEVSSRSEDLAGTLCQRSKINVIYNPITHTAVQSNANSGAVVRNCSAPPSQQARISNNRNLGRQITWANTNAQLPPASVQNLYNNPRNTQFHSKDVRPLPKSSKKMFQITANMGAAGDPKASMGSYSQAYGTICKSALQCLPISKSSQQHKQ
- the MAPK15 gene encoding mitogen-activated protein kinase 15 isoform X2, with the translated sequence MSLPEVEAFVSQKYEIKRRLGKGEFGEHPNIIKLLDVIRAQNDKDIYLIFESMETDLHAVIKKGNLLKDIHKCYILYQLLKATKFIHSGNVIHRDQKPSNILLDADCFVKLCDFGLARSLCQMNEDQGNPALTEYVATRWYRAPEILLSSQSYTKGVDMWSIGCILGELLLGKPLFPGTSTVNQIEQILRVIPAPSPEDILAVQSDYRASVINRMSSRQRVTFEEILPPSTPLPALDLLKKLLVFNPDKRLTAEEALQHPYVKRFHCPAREPSLDYDVILPLGDDIQLSVAEYRNKLYEMILEKKLNSHPKEQVGRENVQLSQSESRPLLPNSSSVTLPTRKGQREPTPPLLKTLHVHAGTTASIQTEVSSRSEDLAGTLCQRSKINVIYNPITHTAVQSNANSGAVVRNCSAPPSQQARISNNRNLGRQITWANTNAQLPPASVQNLYNNPRNTQFHSKDVRPLPKSSKKMFQITANMGAAGDPKASMGSYSQAYGTICKSALQCLPISKSSQQHKQ